Proteins co-encoded in one Acipenser ruthenus chromosome 3, fAciRut3.2 maternal haplotype, whole genome shotgun sequence genomic window:
- the LOC117435713 gene encoding myb-related protein A-like isoform X2, producing MASMRSRSEDEDDEGVLQDQDCKSAELRNSKKLLSKVKWSREEDEKLKRLVDQHGPEAWDLISNYLPKRTDAQCQHRWQKVLNPELVKGPWTKEEDKRVIELVHKYGPKRWSVIAKHLHGRIGKQCRERWHNHLNPEVKKSLWTEEEDRVIYEAHKRLGNRWAEIAKLLPGRTDNSIKNHWNSTMRRKVEHEGYLQDESNSLCRSKHASKRRSKAYSHLDALQTQNQFVMAFPSQITGYSFSSADGNCMEGIQDTSVCVPQSERFSSWSSSGCMTNTTVSSLEDQSVEHCRAEQPPSTAVPQQPSPSKFLAVEASAVLSSLQTIPEFAETLELIDSDPVAWSDVTSFDLSQVASPMKQTAALFPHNQECMILGYQFDGSAISDMSRNCSSSNGQMELIPLTSPVVAKFSTPPSILRRKKKERTNHSPSSEGNGTSFMDTSGVSPRNTPVKSLPFSPSQFFNISGNENFNLDNPALTSTPVCSQKYLVTTPLKKEMTPKGQKENAGFRTPKIRKSILAPTPRTPTPFKNALAAQEKKYGPLKMMPQPLAYLEEDIREVLKEETGMDIFLREELEPAFRAWKQEHDAPARRVRKSLVLDAWEKEGLDVHLFSQDQLSNEQPPSGNLLTCSLFMTPLLDKVEGSCSPVAVKEEPSITHQHSPSVKENPCMLRSARFETPIQMNSEWETVVYGKTEDQLIMTEQARKYLNAFNSGSTSRALVL from the exons ATGGCCAGCATGAGGTCTCGCAG TGAGGATGAAGATGATGAAGGAGTCCTTCAGGATCAAGACTGTAAATCTGCTGAGCTGAGGAATTCTAAGAAATTGTTGAGCAAAGTGAAGTGGTCCCGAGAAGAG GACGAGAAGCTAAAGAGGTTGGTAGACCAACATGGACCAGAAGCCTGGGATTTAATTTCAAATTACCTTCCA AAACGGACCGATGCACAGTGTCAGCATCGATGGCAGAAGGTACTCAACCCAGAGCTGGTTAAAGGACCCTGGACCAAAGAGGAAGATAAAAGA GTCATTGAGCTTGTGCACAAATACGGTCCGAAGCGCTGGTCTGTGATTGCCAAGCACCTCCATGGCAGAATTGGCAAACAGTGCCGGGAAAGATGGCACAACCACCTGAACCCTGAGGTGAAGAAGTCATTGTGGACTGAGGAAGAGGACCGTGTCATTTATGAAGCCCACAAACGCCTCGGAAACAGATGGGCGGAAATTGCTAAATTGCTCCCTGGAAG GACAGATAATTCAATCAAGAACCACTGGAACTCTACAATGCGGAGGAAGGTGGAACATGAAGGGTACTTGCAAGACGAGTCGAACTCCCTCTGTAGATCCAAACATGCATCCAAACGACGCTCCAAAGCATACTCCCACCTGGATGCCTTACAGACACAGAATCAGTTTGTCATGGCATTTCCATCTCAG attACTGGGTACTCCTTTAGTTCAGCAGATGGAAACTGCATGGAAGGTATTCAAGACACTTCAGTGTGTGTTCCA CAGAGTGAAAGATTTTCTAGCTGGTCCAGTAGTGGCTGCATGACAAATACTACAGTGAGCAGCCTGGAGGACCAAAGTGTGGAACACTGCCGAGCCGAGCAGCCCCCGAGCACAGCTGTCCCCCAGCAGCCGTCTCCCAGCAAGTTCCTGGCAGTGGAGGCGAGTGCCGTGCTGTCGTCCTTGCAGACAATCCCAGAGTTTGCAGAAACACTGGAGCTTATAGATTCT GATCCTGTTGCATGGAGCGATGTCACCAGCTTCGACCTGTCTCAAGTGGCCTCTCCGATGAAGCAGACTGCAGCTCTGTTTCCACACAACCAGGAGTGCATGATTCTAGGCTACCAGTTCGATGGCAGCGCAATATCAGACATGAGCAGGAACTGTAGCAGCAGCAATGGGCAAATGGAACTGATTCCTTTAACATCGCCTGTTGTGGCCAAGTTCAGCACCCCCCCGTCCATCCTGAGGAGGAAGAAAAAGGAGAGGACAAACCACTCCCCATCGAGCGAGGGAAACGGCACTTCCTTCATGGACACCAGTGGGGTGTCACCAAGAAACACTCCCGTCAAGTCACTGCCCTTTTCCCCTTCACAG TTCTTCAACATTTCTGGGAATGAAAATTTCAATCTGGACAACCCAGCCCTTACCTCCACTCCAGTTTGCAGTCAGAAATATCTTGTCACAACTCCCCTGAAGAAGGAAATGACGCCCAAAGGCCAGAAGGAAAATGCCGG GTTCAGAACACCTAAAATTCGAAAGTCTATTTTAGCCCCCACACCTCGGACTCCAACACCTTTTAAGAATGCACTTGCTGCCCAAGAAAAGAAGTATGGGCCCTTAAAAATGATG CCTCAGCCACTGGCTTATCTGGAAGAGGACATTCGTGAGGTGTTGAAGGAGGAGACAGGAATGGATATATTTCTCAGAGAGGAACTTGAACCAGCCTTCAGGGCCTGGAAACAAGAG CATGATGCTCCTGCAAGAAGAGTCAGGAAATCCCTTGTCTTGGATGCCTGGGAAAAAGAAGGCCTCGATGTCCACTTATTCTCACAAGACCAACTCTCTAATGAACAG CCCCCGTCTGGAAACCTGCTCACCTGCTCCTTATTCATGACACCGTTATTAGATAAAGTGGAAGGCAGCTGCTCACCTGTGGCTGTGAAAGAGGAGCCCAGTATAACCCACCAGCACAGCCCATCTGTAAAAGAGAATCCTTGTATGTTAAGGAGTGCAAGATTTGAAACACCCATTCAG ATGAACAGTGAATGGGAAACAGTTGTATATGGAAAGACAGAAGACCAGCTGATAATGACAGAACAAGCCCGGAAATATCTGAATGCATTTAATAGTGGGAGTACATCAAGAGCACTTGTTCTTTGA
- the LOC117435713 gene encoding myb-related protein A-like isoform X1: MASMRSRSEDEDDEGVLQDQDCKSAELRNSKKLLSKVKWSREEDEKLKRLVDQHGPEAWDLISNYLPKRTDAQCQHRWQKVLNPELVKGPWTKEEDKRVIELVHKYGPKRWSVIAKHLHGRIGKQCRERWHNHLNPEVKKSLWTEEEDRVIYEAHKRLGNRWAEIAKLLPGRTDNSIKNHWNSTMRRKVEHEGYLQDESNSLCRSKHASKRRSKAYSHLDALQTQNQFVMAFPSQITGYSFSSADGNCMEGIQDTSVCVPHPFDDDPDKEQRIKELELLLMSAENEVGRKRVPCQSERFSSWSSSGCMTNTTVSSLEDQSVEHCRAEQPPSTAVPQQPSPSKFLAVEASAVLSSLQTIPEFAETLELIDSDPVAWSDVTSFDLSQVASPMKQTAALFPHNQECMILGYQFDGSAISDMSRNCSSSNGQMELIPLTSPVVAKFSTPPSILRRKKKERTNHSPSSEGNGTSFMDTSGVSPRNTPVKSLPFSPSQFFNISGNENFNLDNPALTSTPVCSQKYLVTTPLKKEMTPKGQKENAGFRTPKIRKSILAPTPRTPTPFKNALAAQEKKYGPLKMMPQPLAYLEEDIREVLKEETGMDIFLREELEPAFRAWKQEHDAPARRVRKSLVLDAWEKEGLDVHLFSQDQLSNEQPPSGNLLTCSLFMTPLLDKVEGSCSPVAVKEEPSITHQHSPSVKENPCMLRSARFETPIQMNSEWETVVYGKTEDQLIMTEQARKYLNAFNSGSTSRALVL; this comes from the exons ATGGCCAGCATGAGGTCTCGCAG TGAGGATGAAGATGATGAAGGAGTCCTTCAGGATCAAGACTGTAAATCTGCTGAGCTGAGGAATTCTAAGAAATTGTTGAGCAAAGTGAAGTGGTCCCGAGAAGAG GACGAGAAGCTAAAGAGGTTGGTAGACCAACATGGACCAGAAGCCTGGGATTTAATTTCAAATTACCTTCCA AAACGGACCGATGCACAGTGTCAGCATCGATGGCAGAAGGTACTCAACCCAGAGCTGGTTAAAGGACCCTGGACCAAAGAGGAAGATAAAAGA GTCATTGAGCTTGTGCACAAATACGGTCCGAAGCGCTGGTCTGTGATTGCCAAGCACCTCCATGGCAGAATTGGCAAACAGTGCCGGGAAAGATGGCACAACCACCTGAACCCTGAGGTGAAGAAGTCATTGTGGACTGAGGAAGAGGACCGTGTCATTTATGAAGCCCACAAACGCCTCGGAAACAGATGGGCGGAAATTGCTAAATTGCTCCCTGGAAG GACAGATAATTCAATCAAGAACCACTGGAACTCTACAATGCGGAGGAAGGTGGAACATGAAGGGTACTTGCAAGACGAGTCGAACTCCCTCTGTAGATCCAAACATGCATCCAAACGACGCTCCAAAGCATACTCCCACCTGGATGCCTTACAGACACAGAATCAGTTTGTCATGGCATTTCCATCTCAG attACTGGGTACTCCTTTAGTTCAGCAGATGGAAACTGCATGGAAGGTATTCAAGACACTTCAGTGTGTGTTCCA CATCCATTTGATGATGATCCTGATAAGGAGCAAAGAATTAAGGAACTTGAGCTGCTTCTTATGTCAGCTGAGAATGAAGTTGGAAGAAAGCGAGTCCCATGT CAGAGTGAAAGATTTTCTAGCTGGTCCAGTAGTGGCTGCATGACAAATACTACAGTGAGCAGCCTGGAGGACCAAAGTGTGGAACACTGCCGAGCCGAGCAGCCCCCGAGCACAGCTGTCCCCCAGCAGCCGTCTCCCAGCAAGTTCCTGGCAGTGGAGGCGAGTGCCGTGCTGTCGTCCTTGCAGACAATCCCAGAGTTTGCAGAAACACTGGAGCTTATAGATTCT GATCCTGTTGCATGGAGCGATGTCACCAGCTTCGACCTGTCTCAAGTGGCCTCTCCGATGAAGCAGACTGCAGCTCTGTTTCCACACAACCAGGAGTGCATGATTCTAGGCTACCAGTTCGATGGCAGCGCAATATCAGACATGAGCAGGAACTGTAGCAGCAGCAATGGGCAAATGGAACTGATTCCTTTAACATCGCCTGTTGTGGCCAAGTTCAGCACCCCCCCGTCCATCCTGAGGAGGAAGAAAAAGGAGAGGACAAACCACTCCCCATCGAGCGAGGGAAACGGCACTTCCTTCATGGACACCAGTGGGGTGTCACCAAGAAACACTCCCGTCAAGTCACTGCCCTTTTCCCCTTCACAG TTCTTCAACATTTCTGGGAATGAAAATTTCAATCTGGACAACCCAGCCCTTACCTCCACTCCAGTTTGCAGTCAGAAATATCTTGTCACAACTCCCCTGAAGAAGGAAATGACGCCCAAAGGCCAGAAGGAAAATGCCGG GTTCAGAACACCTAAAATTCGAAAGTCTATTTTAGCCCCCACACCTCGGACTCCAACACCTTTTAAGAATGCACTTGCTGCCCAAGAAAAGAAGTATGGGCCCTTAAAAATGATG CCTCAGCCACTGGCTTATCTGGAAGAGGACATTCGTGAGGTGTTGAAGGAGGAGACAGGAATGGATATATTTCTCAGAGAGGAACTTGAACCAGCCTTCAGGGCCTGGAAACAAGAG CATGATGCTCCTGCAAGAAGAGTCAGGAAATCCCTTGTCTTGGATGCCTGGGAAAAAGAAGGCCTCGATGTCCACTTATTCTCACAAGACCAACTCTCTAATGAACAG CCCCCGTCTGGAAACCTGCTCACCTGCTCCTTATTCATGACACCGTTATTAGATAAAGTGGAAGGCAGCTGCTCACCTGTGGCTGTGAAAGAGGAGCCCAGTATAACCCACCAGCACAGCCCATCTGTAAAAGAGAATCCTTGTATGTTAAGGAGTGCAAGATTTGAAACACCCATTCAG ATGAACAGTGAATGGGAAACAGTTGTATATGGAAAGACAGAAGACCAGCTGATAATGACAGAACAAGCCCGGAAATATCTGAATGCATTTAATAGTGGGAGTACATCAAGAGCACTTGTTCTTTGA
- the LOC117395036 gene encoding vexin-like, with the protein MAQIYSSTDEHLEVFTTVFSKACSHTRMKHNPQQVKSERVVAVVDYKPHWSDELVLCQGDVIHVLYKDDEVWWFGRLKNGQQGYFPSAYVATQSKINEEKCPDLQSPSRQSERLSVSDVHGFRTVKRKPSIFDKSQCSPIIISSLKRSLIHKPDTDVSTSTEGRQCLKTQKNVKGDLALDLGPEATLPLTGGVSQNSPSILRKILMKNKKRREYLGATNSTFEPD; encoded by the exons ATGGCCCAGATTTACAGCAGCACTGATGAGCACTTGGAGGTCTTCACCACTGTCTTCTCCAAAG CATGCAGTCATACAAGAATGAAACACAACCCACAGCAAGTAAAAAGCGAGCGA GTGGTAGCAGTGGTTGACTACAAGCCCCACTGGTCAGATGAGTTAGTCCTGTGCCAGGGTGATGTCATCCATGTTCTCTACAAAGATGATGAAGTGTGGTGGTTTGGACGCCTGAAGAATGGGCAGCAAGGATACTTCCCATCTGCTTACGTTGCAACGCAGA GCAAAATTAATGAAGAGAAATGTCCAGATTTGCAGTCCCCCAGCAGGCAGTCAGAGAGACTGTCTGTGTCTGACGTACATGGATTCAGAACAGTCAAAAGAAAACCTTCTATTTTTGAT AAATCTCAGTGTTCACCCATCATCATCAGCTCATTAAAAAGGAGTCTGATCCACAAGCCAGATACAGATGTCAGTACTTCCACTGAAGG TAGACAGTGCTTGAAGACCCAGAAGAATGTGAAGGGAGATCTTGCCCTCGATTTGGGCCCCGAAGCTACTCTGCCCCTGACAGGGGGTGTGTCTCAGAACTCGCCCAGCATTCTACGCAAGATCCTGATGAAgaacaagaagaggagagagtaCCTGGGGGCCACAAACAGCACTTTTGAACCAGACTGA